In the Streptomyces sp. f51 genome, one interval contains:
- a CDS encoding arpA protein produces the protein MRSLEALTLDQVVDTARYPLSELTSAPGRAVVSRARRELSALGCTVLPDFIRPSLREVLRQECSAIAPRAHHDVETVNVYNIAVDTALPPDHPGRRTFERGNAFVARDRVPADSLISRLYSDTVFRRFVADCFELPELHELADPLSGLVLNVVAPGMEHPWHFDTNEFTVSMLTQQAQVGGVFEYCPNIRTARDENFDDVRDVLDGRGERLTRRLPLQPGDLQLFKGRYSLHRVSPVRGETARHSAIFAYSERPGVVGSVERTRQLFGRVLPEHLAAEGRAVRGDRLLD, from the coding sequence ATGCGCTCTTTGGAAGCCCTGACGCTTGATCAGGTGGTCGACACGGCCCGCTATCCCCTGTCCGAACTCACCAGCGCCCCGGGACGGGCCGTGGTCTCCCGCGCCCGGCGCGAGCTGTCCGCGCTCGGCTGCACCGTGCTGCCGGACTTCATCCGCCCGTCGCTGCGCGAGGTGCTGCGGCAGGAGTGCTCGGCCATCGCCCCCCGGGCGCATCACGACGTCGAGACGGTGAACGTCTACAACATCGCGGTGGACACGGCACTGCCGCCGGACCACCCGGGCCGCAGGACCTTCGAGCGGGGCAACGCGTTCGTCGCACGGGACCGCGTCCCCGCGGACTCGCTCATCAGCAGGCTCTACTCCGACACGGTCTTCCGGCGCTTCGTCGCCGACTGCTTCGAACTGCCGGAGCTGCACGAGCTGGCGGACCCGCTCTCCGGGCTGGTCCTCAACGTCGTCGCGCCGGGCATGGAGCACCCCTGGCACTTCGACACCAACGAGTTCACCGTGAGCATGCTCACCCAGCAGGCGCAGGTCGGCGGCGTCTTCGAGTACTGCCCGAACATCCGGACCGCGCGGGACGAGAACTTCGACGACGTCCGGGACGTGCTGGACGGCAGGGGCGAACGGCTGACCCGGCGCCTCCCCCTGCAACCGGGTGACCTGCAACTGTTCAAGGGGCGCTACTCGCTGCACCGGGTGAGCCCGGTGCGCGGCGAGACAGCGCGCCACTCCGCGATCTTCGCCTACAGCGAGCGCCCCGGAGTCGTCGGGAGCGTGGAGCGGACCCGGCAGCTCTTCGGCCGGGTGCTGCCCGAGCACCTGGCGGCCGAGGGCCGTGCCGTCCGCGGCGACCGGCTCCTCGACTAG
- a CDS encoding class I SAM-dependent methyltransferase, whose protein sequence is MRFDVTGKVTLDHIYDQPDPRTYFSVLRPLDYDVPQQAKPWFAKIITEYRETRDVAVPKVLDIGCSYGINAALLKYDATMDELYTRYGDAERAGVSREALLARDRELARSRRPPQAIRFVGLDTSAPALSYAREAGFLDDVVHADLERHEPTAPQRARLSGTDLVISTGCVGYVTERTLTRVVRAQGDRRPWMAHFVLRMFPFDPVERALADLGYRTVRVDEVFRQRRFASAQEQALVLDGMSAAGVDPEGLETEGWLYAQLYLSRPYDITGTDEPNREQS, encoded by the coding sequence GTGCGTTTCGACGTGACCGGAAAAGTCACACTCGACCACATCTACGACCAGCCCGATCCGCGCACCTATTTCAGCGTGCTGCGCCCGCTCGACTACGACGTTCCACAGCAGGCCAAGCCGTGGTTCGCCAAGATCATCACGGAGTACCGGGAGACCCGGGACGTGGCCGTGCCCAAGGTCCTGGACATCGGCTGCTCGTACGGGATCAACGCCGCGCTGCTGAAGTACGACGCCACCATGGACGAGCTGTACACGCGCTACGGCGACGCGGAGCGCGCGGGTGTGAGCCGCGAGGCCCTGCTGGCCCGCGACCGGGAGCTGGCACGGTCGCGCAGGCCCCCGCAGGCGATCCGCTTCGTCGGCCTCGACACCTCCGCCCCCGCGCTGTCCTACGCCCGCGAGGCCGGTTTCCTCGACGACGTGGTGCACGCCGACCTGGAGCGGCACGAGCCCACGGCGCCACAGCGCGCCAGGCTCTCGGGCACGGACCTGGTGATCTCGACGGGCTGCGTCGGCTACGTCACCGAGCGGACGCTCACGCGCGTCGTCCGGGCGCAGGGCGACCGCCGGCCCTGGATGGCGCACTTCGTGCTGCGGATGTTCCCGTTCGACCCCGTCGAGCGCGCGCTGGCGGATCTGGGCTACCGGACCGTCCGCGTCGACGAGGTCTTCCGACAGCGGCGCTTCGCCTCCGCGCAGGAGCAGGCGCTCGTCCTCGACGGCATGTCGGCCGCGGGGGTGGATCCAGAGGGCCTGGAGACGGAAGGCTGGCTGTACGCACAGCTCTATCTGTCCCGGCCGTACGACATCACGGGTACCGACGAACCGAATCGAGAACAGAGTTGA
- a CDS encoding choline/carnitine O-acyltransferase gives MKSSQDASGNAVSPQEDSLPRVPLPTLEASCERFLAWCAPLLTADERSATEAEIAAFLRPGGPGRALHAALEEYDATEGVHSWLDVFWPYRYLGRRDRIALNANFFFLFRDSDQAQVERAAGLVAGALNHKRRLDQGLVPPLVQRGTPQSMVQNQFLFSTTRIPGARQDTVRAPYTEEWPGPSEARHIVVFFRGGMFRLDVLGPDGVPHGLEDIEAGLRAVMKAAPAGADTSVGHLTTMARAEWAAARESLLACHPGNAAALDDVETALFCVALEDFAPADVQDACDQLLYGDRGNRWFDKAVTFVVFADGRAGINVEHCELDGTTILSFTDALLDTPAEEQSRQSGARPQGLPALEPIVFELDDALRERARSAAEAFAAYGENTATGTVSFTDFGSRAAKALGVSPDAFVQAAYQLAHQRAKGHLGATYESIATRQYRHGRTEAMRVVTPEMVAFVAAMEDPAADADTRRTAFRAATQAHVARAKACQSGQAPEQHLWELELIQRRRGAELGVTEQPALYRTPGWLTMRDDYLSTSSAPSVNIQYFGFGSTSSQCIGIAYVLLPERFNLYLSTPLAVAAQMRTFADRLREAMDELRELLVSERPGA, from the coding sequence TTGAAATCCAGTCAGGATGCGTCAGGCAACGCGGTCTCCCCTCAGGAGGACAGCCTCCCGCGCGTACCGCTGCCCACCCTGGAGGCGAGCTGCGAGCGGTTCCTCGCCTGGTGCGCGCCGCTGCTGACCGCCGACGAGCGGTCGGCGACCGAGGCGGAGATCGCCGCCTTCCTCAGGCCCGGTGGCCCCGGCCGGGCACTGCACGCCGCGTTGGAGGAGTACGACGCCACCGAGGGCGTGCACAGCTGGCTCGACGTCTTCTGGCCGTACCGGTATCTGGGCCGCCGGGACAGGATCGCCCTGAACGCCAACTTCTTCTTCCTGTTCCGCGACTCCGACCAGGCACAGGTGGAGCGGGCGGCCGGTCTCGTCGCCGGGGCCCTCAACCACAAGCGCCGGCTCGACCAGGGACTGGTCCCGCCGCTCGTGCAGCGCGGAACACCCCAGTCGATGGTGCAGAACCAGTTCCTGTTCTCCACCACCCGGATCCCCGGCGCACGGCAGGACACCGTCCGCGCCCCCTACACCGAGGAGTGGCCCGGCCCGTCCGAGGCCCGGCACATCGTGGTGTTCTTCCGGGGCGGCATGTTCCGGCTGGACGTGCTGGGCCCCGACGGTGTCCCGCACGGCCTGGAGGACATCGAGGCGGGGCTGCGCGCCGTGATGAAGGCCGCCCCGGCCGGCGCGGACACCTCGGTGGGCCACCTCACCACCATGGCCCGCGCGGAGTGGGCGGCCGCCCGCGAGTCCCTGCTCGCCTGCCACCCGGGCAACGCCGCCGCCCTCGACGACGTCGAGACCGCGCTGTTCTGCGTCGCCCTTGAGGACTTCGCACCTGCCGACGTCCAGGACGCCTGTGACCAGCTGCTGTACGGCGACCGCGGCAACCGCTGGTTCGACAAGGCCGTGACCTTCGTCGTCTTCGCCGACGGTCGGGCCGGCATCAACGTCGAGCACTGCGAGCTGGACGGGACGACGATCCTCAGCTTCACCGACGCCCTGCTCGACACCCCCGCCGAGGAGCAGTCCCGGCAGTCCGGGGCCCGCCCCCAGGGGCTGCCGGCGCTGGAACCGATCGTGTTCGAACTGGACGACGCGCTGCGGGAGCGGGCGCGCTCCGCCGCCGAGGCGTTCGCGGCGTACGGGGAGAACACCGCGACCGGCACCGTGTCGTTCACGGACTTCGGGAGCCGCGCGGCCAAGGCGCTGGGGGTCTCGCCCGACGCGTTCGTCCAGGCCGCGTACCAGCTCGCGCACCAGCGCGCCAAGGGACACCTGGGCGCCACGTACGAGTCGATCGCCACCCGGCAGTACCGGCACGGCCGGACCGAGGCGATGCGTGTCGTCACCCCCGAGATGGTCGCCTTCGTCGCGGCGATGGAGGACCCGGCGGCGGACGCGGACACCCGGCGCACCGCGTTCCGGGCGGCCACGCAGGCCCATGTGGCGCGCGCGAAGGCGTGCCAGTCCGGGCAGGCGCCTGAGCAGCACCTGTGGGAGCTGGAGCTGATCCAGCGCCGCCGGGGGGCCGAGCTCGGGGTGACCGAGCAGCCCGCGCTGTACCGGACGCCGGGCTGGCTGACCATGCGGGACGACTATCTGAGCACGAGTTCGGCGCCGTCCGTGAACATCCAGTACTTCGGCTTCGGGTCGACCAGCAGCCAGTGCATCGGCATCGCCTATGTGCTGCTTCCCGAGCGCTTCAACCTCTACCTGAGCACGCCGCTGGCGGTCGCCGCGCAGATGCGGACGTTCGCCGACCGGCTCCGGGAGGCGATGGACGAGCTCCGGGAACTGCTGGTGTCCGAGCGGCCCGGGGCCTGA
- a CDS encoding helical backbone metal receptor: MRVVSLVPSLTEAVAVTVPGALAGATDWCSHPADLDVTRVGGTKNPDVDAVVRLAPDLVVANEEENRAADLAGLRAAGIEVLVTEVRDVPGALRELDRVLLACGARGRPRWLDEAEAAWAGPPAPGPRRTAIVPVWRRPWMVLGRDTFAGDVLARLGVDNAYAHHEDRYPRVPVAELNAAGADLVVLPDEPYRFTADDGPEAFPGLPCALVDGRLLTWYGPSLAGARTLLDRALRAADR, encoded by the coding sequence ATGCGGGTGGTGTCCCTCGTGCCCTCGCTGACGGAGGCCGTGGCGGTGACCGTGCCCGGCGCCCTGGCGGGCGCGACCGACTGGTGCAGCCACCCGGCGGACCTGGACGTCACCCGCGTCGGGGGCACCAAGAACCCCGACGTGGACGCCGTCGTACGCCTCGCGCCCGATCTCGTCGTCGCCAACGAGGAGGAGAACCGCGCGGCCGACCTGGCCGGCCTGCGCGCGGCCGGGATCGAGGTGCTGGTCACCGAGGTCCGGGACGTACCGGGAGCCCTCCGCGAACTGGACCGGGTGCTCCTGGCCTGCGGCGCGCGCGGCCGTCCGCGCTGGCTGGACGAAGCGGAGGCCGCGTGGGCCGGGCCGCCCGCTCCGGGCCCCCGCAGGACGGCGATCGTGCCCGTGTGGCGGCGGCCATGGATGGTGCTGGGCCGGGACACCTTCGCGGGGGACGTCCTGGCGCGGCTGGGCGTCGACAACGCCTACGCGCACCACGAGGACCGCTACCCCCGTGTCCCCGTCGCCGAACTGAACGCGGCGGGCGCCGACCTGGTGGTGCTCCCCGACGAGCCGTACCGCTTCACCGCCGACGACGGCCCCGAGGCCTTTCCCGGCCTGCCCTGCGCCCTCGTCGACGGCCGCCTGCTGACCTGGTACGGCCCGTCGCTCGCCGGAGCCAGGACCCTGCTCGACCGGGCCCTGCGAGCGGCCGACCGCTGA
- a CDS encoding XRE family transcriptional regulator: MGDHKEQPLRVGAAVRRRRRALRLTLAVVAERSGLSVPFLSQVENERARPSRSSLERVADALGTTAADLLAAADPACSVDVVRADAGAEFTPEAQARPLVRGHHQLHATEFTGEHEEARELQHRNDKLMYVADGGVEVEAEGRAHRLGRGDTLYLSGGVRHRWRATVPDTRVVVVEVADHIDAVEDPHTFGKR, from the coding sequence ATGGGCGACCACAAAGAACAACCTCTTCGGGTGGGCGCCGCCGTGCGGCGACGGCGCCGCGCACTGCGCCTGACCCTCGCCGTCGTGGCCGAGCGCAGCGGTCTGTCGGTGCCCTTTCTCAGCCAGGTGGAGAACGAGCGGGCGCGGCCCAGCAGAAGCTCCCTTGAGCGGGTCGCCGACGCCCTCGGCACCACGGCCGCCGACCTGCTCGCCGCCGCCGACCCGGCGTGCAGCGTCGACGTCGTGCGCGCCGACGCCGGGGCCGAGTTCACTCCCGAGGCCCAGGCCCGCCCCCTGGTGCGCGGTCACCACCAGCTGCACGCCACCGAGTTCACCGGCGAGCACGAAGAGGCCCGCGAACTCCAGCACCGCAACGACAAGTTGATGTACGTCGCCGACGGCGGGGTCGAGGTCGAGGCGGAGGGCCGGGCCCATCGCCTCGGCCGGGGCGACACGCTCTATCTGTCCGGCGGCGTCCGCCACCGCTGGCGCGCCACCGTCCCGGACACCCGGGTGGTGGTCGTCGAGGTCGCCGACCACATCGACGCCGTGGAGGACCCCCACACCTTCGGCAAGCGCTGA
- a CDS encoding ABC transporter permease/substrate binding protein, with protein sequence MPRIPFGDWVNSAVDWLLNHMAWLFDFLKTVFSGTYDGIDAVLQAPQPLLLAGILAVVAFWLRGTSAGVLTFAGFAFIDSLGLWEDAMTTLSLVLVATLIALVVSVPVGIWAARSDRVSGIVRPVLDFMQTLPAMIYLIPAILFFGTGAPAGIVATLIFALAPGVRMTELGIRQVDKELVEAADAFGTTPRATLLRIQLPLALPTVMAGVNQVIMLGLSMAAIAGMVGTGGLGGDVNEAIGQLNVGLGSEAGVAIVILAIYLDRMTGALGTQVSPLGRRAAARARAAQGLRIWSYRPRPAVALVGVVVLALVAGGMGLFGGAGTPATAADGQDVGQGKKITIGYIPWDEGVASTFLWKEILERRGYQVDVRQFDAGPLYTSLAQGDVDFETDSWLPTTHAEYWKKYGKQLDDLGSWYGPTSLELSVPAYMKGIDSLDDLKGQSAKFGGRITGIEPSAGMMGLLKSKVLKAYGLDKEYKVVDSSTPAMLAELKRAYAKKQPIVATLWSPHWAYSEYKLKKLNDPKGAWGKGDGVHTLSRKGFAQDDPVVGKWLKDFRMSEKQLTGLEAEINKAGKGRQQDAVRAWLKKNPSVVGDLAPVEDSAAAPAEAERPLDVAWFPWDEDVAVTYLWKNALARRGYTVNLKQMDVGPVYTGLASGDLDLNFDAWLPHAQSNYWDQHKNDLRDLGSWYSPTSLEIAVPSYVKDVKSLADLKGKAKTFGGKIIGIEPGTGEMNLLKKKVLPGYGLDKEYEVVDGSTPAMLAELKRAYAKKEPVAVVLWSPHWAYSQYRLTKLTDDRKLFGEGNTIRTIAGKEFPGRYPKLTEWIRKFRMSESELGGLESEIRRHGQGHEEEAVAAWAKEHPDVVRRMTAS encoded by the coding sequence ATGCCTAGGATCCCCTTCGGCGACTGGGTCAACAGCGCGGTCGACTGGCTGCTCAACCACATGGCCTGGCTCTTCGACTTCCTCAAGACCGTCTTCTCCGGCACCTACGACGGCATCGACGCGGTCCTCCAGGCGCCCCAGCCGCTGCTCCTCGCCGGCATCCTCGCCGTCGTCGCGTTCTGGCTGCGCGGCACCTCCGCGGGCGTCCTCACCTTCGCCGGATTCGCCTTCATCGACTCCCTCGGGCTGTGGGAGGACGCGATGACGACCCTGTCCCTGGTCCTCGTCGCGACCCTGATCGCCTTGGTCGTGTCCGTCCCCGTGGGCATCTGGGCTGCCCGCTCCGACCGGGTCAGCGGCATCGTCCGGCCGGTCCTCGACTTCATGCAGACGCTGCCCGCGATGATCTACCTCATCCCGGCGATCCTGTTCTTCGGCACCGGTGCCCCCGCCGGCATCGTCGCCACCCTGATCTTCGCGCTGGCCCCCGGCGTCCGCATGACCGAACTGGGCATCCGCCAGGTCGACAAGGAACTGGTCGAGGCCGCGGACGCGTTCGGCACCACCCCGCGCGCCACCCTGCTGCGCATCCAGCTGCCGCTCGCCCTGCCCACCGTCATGGCCGGCGTCAACCAGGTGATCATGCTGGGCCTCTCCATGGCCGCCATCGCCGGCATGGTCGGCACCGGCGGTCTCGGCGGCGACGTCAACGAGGCCATCGGCCAGCTGAACGTGGGCCTCGGCTCCGAGGCCGGCGTCGCCATCGTCATCCTCGCGATCTACCTCGACCGCATGACCGGCGCGCTCGGCACCCAGGTCTCCCCGCTCGGCCGGCGTGCCGCCGCCCGGGCACGGGCCGCACAGGGCCTGAGGATCTGGTCGTACCGGCCCCGTCCCGCGGTCGCCCTGGTCGGAGTCGTCGTCCTGGCCCTGGTCGCGGGCGGCATGGGCCTGTTCGGCGGCGCGGGCACGCCCGCCACCGCGGCCGACGGCCAGGACGTCGGACAGGGCAAGAAGATCACCATCGGCTACATCCCCTGGGACGAGGGCGTCGCCTCCACCTTCCTCTGGAAGGAGATCCTGGAACGGCGCGGCTATCAGGTGGACGTCAGGCAGTTCGACGCCGGCCCGCTCTACACCTCGCTCGCCCAGGGGGACGTCGACTTCGAGACCGACTCCTGGCTGCCGACCACGCACGCCGAGTACTGGAAGAAGTACGGCAAGCAGCTCGACGACCTGGGCTCCTGGTACGGCCCGACGTCCCTGGAGCTCTCCGTGCCCGCGTACATGAAGGGCATCGACTCCCTGGACGACCTCAAGGGGCAGTCGGCGAAGTTCGGCGGCCGGATCACCGGCATCGAGCCCAGCGCCGGCATGATGGGCCTGCTCAAGAGCAAGGTGCTCAAGGCGTACGGGCTCGACAAGGAGTACAAGGTCGTCGACAGCTCCACGCCCGCGATGCTGGCCGAGCTGAAGCGCGCGTACGCCAAGAAGCAGCCGATCGTCGCCACCCTCTGGTCGCCGCACTGGGCCTACAGCGAGTACAAGCTGAAGAAGCTCAACGACCCCAAGGGCGCCTGGGGCAAGGGCGACGGGGTGCACACGCTGTCCCGCAAGGGCTTCGCGCAGGACGACCCGGTCGTCGGCAAGTGGCTGAAGGACTTCCGGATGTCCGAGAAGCAACTCACCGGTCTCGAAGCCGAGATCAACAAGGCGGGCAAGGGCAGGCAGCAGGACGCCGTGCGCGCCTGGCTGAAGAAGAACCCCTCGGTCGTCGGCGACCTGGCCCCCGTCGAGGACTCCGCCGCCGCACCGGCCGAGGCCGAGCGCCCGCTGGACGTCGCCTGGTTCCCCTGGGACGAGGACGTCGCCGTCACCTACCTCTGGAAGAACGCGCTGGCACGGCGCGGCTACACGGTCAACCTCAAGCAGATGGACGTCGGCCCGGTCTACACCGGTCTGGCCTCGGGCGACCTCGACCTCAACTTCGACGCCTGGCTGCCGCACGCCCAGTCCAACTACTGGGACCAGCACAAGAACGACCTTCGCGACCTCGGCAGCTGGTACAGCCCGACCTCCCTGGAGATCGCGGTCCCCTCGTACGTGAAGGACGTCAAGTCCCTCGCCGACCTCAAGGGCAAGGCGAAGACCTTCGGCGGGAAGATCATCGGCATCGAGCCGGGCACCGGTGAGATGAACCTCCTCAAGAAGAAGGTGCTTCCGGGCTACGGCCTGGACAAGGAGTACGAGGTCGTCGACGGCTCCACGCCCGCGATGCTGGCCGAGCTGAAGCGCGCGTACGCCAAGAAGGAGCCGGTCGCGGTCGTCCTGTGGTCGCCGCACTGGGCGTACAGCCAGTACAGGCTCACCAAGCTCACCGACGACAGGAAGCTGTTCGGCGAGGGCAACACGATCCGGACCATCGCCGGCAAGGAGTTCCCCGGCCGGTACCCGAAGCTCACCGAGTGGATCAGGAAGTTCAGGATGAGCGAGTCCGAACTCGGCGGCCTGGAGAGCGAGATCAGGCGGCACGGGCAGGGCCACGAGGAGGAAGCCGTCGCCGCGTGGGCCAAGGAGCACCCGGACGTGGTGCGCCGCATGACCGCGAGCTGA
- a CDS encoding glycine betaine/L-proline ABC transporter ATP-binding protein, with the protein MSSRLEADHLYKVFGRRSEEAVERLRQGADREELRSDGTTAAVIDASFTVEPGQIFVVMGLSGSGKSTLLRMLNGLLEPTAGHVRFDGQDLTALSARELREVRSRKISMVFQHFALFPHRSVLENAGYGLEVQGVPAAERRERAATALELAGLAGWEKSWPDELSGGMQQRVGLARALATDADLLLMDESFSALDPLIRRDMQDQLIELQKKLEKTIVFITHDLNEAMRLGDRIAVMRDGRIVQTGTAEDILVRPADDYVASFTQDVDRSRVLTAGAVMDTDVRGDEADCACEKARPDTPFVDLCAMSARLPHPVAVLDEKHALVGVVPWQRLLGFLGDERIAPADRPGGRDKGVKAHA; encoded by the coding sequence GTGTCATCCAGGCTTGAGGCCGACCATCTGTACAAGGTGTTCGGAAGACGATCGGAAGAAGCCGTGGAGCGGCTCCGCCAGGGGGCCGACCGTGAGGAACTGCGCTCCGACGGCACCACGGCCGCCGTGATCGACGCGTCCTTCACGGTGGAGCCGGGGCAGATCTTCGTCGTCATGGGCCTGTCCGGATCCGGCAAGTCCACGCTGCTGCGCATGCTCAACGGACTGCTGGAGCCCACCGCGGGACACGTGCGCTTCGACGGCCAGGACCTCACCGCGCTCAGCGCGCGCGAACTGCGCGAGGTCCGTTCCCGCAAGATCAGCATGGTGTTCCAGCACTTCGCGCTGTTCCCGCACCGCAGCGTGCTGGAGAACGCCGGGTACGGCCTCGAGGTCCAGGGCGTACCGGCCGCCGAGCGCCGGGAACGGGCGGCCACCGCCCTCGAACTGGCCGGACTCGCCGGCTGGGAGAAGTCCTGGCCCGACGAACTCTCGGGCGGCATGCAGCAGCGGGTGGGCCTCGCCCGCGCGCTCGCCACCGACGCCGACCTGCTGCTCATGGACGAGTCGTTCAGCGCGCTCGACCCGCTGATCCGCCGCGACATGCAGGACCAGCTGATCGAGCTCCAGAAAAAGCTGGAGAAGACCATCGTCTTCATCACGCACGACCTCAACGAGGCCATGCGCCTCGGCGACCGCATCGCCGTCATGCGCGACGGCCGCATCGTCCAGACCGGCACCGCCGAGGACATCCTCGTCCGGCCCGCCGACGACTACGTCGCCTCCTTCACCCAGGACGTCGACCGCTCGCGGGTGCTGACCGCCGGCGCCGTCATGGACACGGACGTGCGCGGCGACGAGGCCGACTGCGCCTGCGAGAAGGCCAGGCCCGACACCCCCTTCGTGGACCTGTGCGCCATGAGCGCCCGCCTCCCGCACCCGGTCGCCGTCCTCGACGAGAAGCACGCCCTCGTCGGCGTCGTCCCGTGGCAGCGGCTCCTCGGCTTCCTCGGCGACGAGCGGATCGCCCCCGCGGACCGTCCCGGCGGACGGGACAAGGGGGTGAAGGCGCATGCCTAG
- a CDS encoding 5'-3' exonuclease, translating into MRSVTAQTRRLMLLDTASLYFRAYFGVPESVKAPDGTPVNAVRGLLEFIDRLVKDHRPDDLVACMDADWRPQWRVDLIPSYKAHRVATPTETGPDEEEVPDTLSPQVPVIEEVLDALGIARVGVAGYEADDVIGTFTGRASGPVDIVTGDRDLYQLVDDERGVRVLYPLKGVGTLQLTDEAWLREKYGVDGPGYADLALLRGDPSDGLPGVPGIGEKTAAKLLAEFGDLAGIMAAVEDPKAKLTPSQRKRLDESRPYIAVAPTVVKVAGDVPLPAVDTALPHAPRHPAALDELAGRWGLGGSLNRLLATLEA; encoded by the coding sequence ATGCGGAGCGTGACAGCTCAGACGCGACGACTCATGCTCCTCGACACCGCCTCGCTGTACTTCCGCGCCTATTTCGGTGTGCCGGAATCCGTGAAGGCGCCGGACGGCACGCCGGTGAACGCGGTGCGCGGGCTGCTGGAGTTCATCGACCGCCTGGTCAAGGACCACCGGCCGGACGATCTGGTGGCCTGCATGGACGCGGACTGGCGCCCGCAGTGGCGGGTCGACCTGATCCCGTCGTACAAGGCGCACCGGGTCGCGACGCCGACCGAGACCGGCCCGGACGAGGAGGAGGTGCCGGACACGCTCTCCCCGCAGGTGCCCGTCATCGAGGAGGTCCTGGACGCGCTGGGCATCGCGCGCGTGGGAGTCGCCGGGTACGAGGCGGACGACGTGATCGGCACGTTCACCGGACGGGCGAGCGGCCCGGTCGACATCGTCACCGGCGACCGCGACCTGTATCAACTCGTCGACGACGAGCGGGGGGTGCGCGTGCTGTACCCCCTCAAGGGCGTCGGCACGCTCCAGCTGACCGACGAGGCCTGGCTGCGCGAGAAGTACGGCGTCGACGGTCCCGGGTACGCGGATCTGGCGCTGCTGCGCGGCGACCCGAGCGACGGGCTGCCGGGGGTGCCGGGCATCGGGGAGAAGACGGCCGCCAAGCTGCTGGCCGAGTTCGGCGACCTGGCCGGGATCATGGCCGCCGTCGAGGACCCCAAGGCGAAGCTGACCCCCTCGCAGCGCAAGCGACTGGACGAGTCCCGCCCGTACATCGCCGTGGCGCCGACGGTCGTCAAGGTGGCGGGGGACGTACCGCTCCCCGCGGTGGACACGGCACTGCCGCACGCCCCGCGCCATCCCGCCGCACTGGACGAGCTCGCCGGGCGCTGGGGTCTGGGCGGCTCGCTGAACCGTCTGCTCGCGACCCTGGAGGCATAG
- a CDS encoding siderophore-interacting protein: MAERPERKPRKPHSAMVVRTERLTPHMQRVVLGGDTLADFATSGRTDHYVKLLFGPPGVTYPEPFDLERVREEFPREQWPVTRTYTVRAWDAETRELTLDFVVHGDEGLAGPWALRARPGEVVRFMGPGGAYAPDTDADWHLLAGDESALPAIAAALESLPDAATVRAFVEVSGPEEEQKIDSDAEIVWLHRGDRPIGAALVEAVRALEFPEGRVHAFVHGEAGFVKELRALLRVEHRIPREDLSISGYWRLGHNEDGWQAAKRDWNARVEAEQETSA; the protein is encoded by the coding sequence ATGGCAGAGCGCCCGGAACGCAAGCCCCGGAAGCCCCACTCCGCGATGGTCGTGCGGACCGAGCGGCTGACCCCTCACATGCAGCGCGTGGTGCTGGGGGGCGACACTCTCGCGGACTTCGCCACGAGCGGCAGAACCGACCACTATGTGAAGCTGCTGTTCGGGCCGCCGGGTGTCACGTATCCCGAGCCCTTCGACCTGGAGCGCGTCCGCGAGGAGTTCCCGCGCGAGCAGTGGCCGGTGACGCGGACGTACACGGTGCGCGCCTGGGACGCCGAGACGCGTGAGCTGACCCTGGACTTCGTGGTGCACGGGGACGAGGGGCTCGCGGGACCGTGGGCCCTTCGGGCGCGGCCGGGCGAGGTCGTGCGGTTCATGGGCCCCGGTGGCGCGTACGCCCCCGACACGGATGCCGACTGGCATCTGCTCGCCGGTGACGAGAGCGCGCTGCCCGCCATCGCCGCCGCGCTGGAGTCACTGCCCGACGCCGCCACCGTCCGCGCCTTCGTCGAGGTCTCCGGACCCGAGGAGGAGCAGAAGATCGACTCCGACGCGGAGATCGTCTGGCTGCACCGCGGCGACCGGCCCATCGGCGCCGCCCTGGTGGAGGCCGTACGGGCCCTGGAGTTCCCGGAGGGCCGGGTGCACGCGTTCGTGCACGGCGAGGCCGGCTTCGTGAAGGAACTGCGGGCCCTGCTGCGGGTCGAGCACCGGATTCCGCGCGAGGACCTGTCGATCTCGGGTTACTGGCGCCTCGGCCACAACGAGGACGGCTGGCAGGCCGCCAAGCGCGACTGGAACGCCCGGGTGGAGGCGGAGCAGGAGACCTCGGCCTGA